GTAGTCTTATGGAAAAACCGATCTTAGTTACCGGAGTAAGTTCAGGGCTCGGACGCGGACTAGCCGAAGTGTATCTGGAGAAGGGCTACAAAGTATATGGTTGCAGCCGCAGGGCGCCGGAAGAGTTGATCGAAAGAGGTTTGATTCACGAGTCGGTTGATCTTGGGAGCCCCGAGCAAGGGGCGGAGAAGTTTCGCAAATTGATCCGGGGTGTGGAGGCTTGGGAACTCGTTTATTTGAACGCAGGAAAGCTTGGAGAGATTCGGGATATGAAAGATGCTCCACTGGACGATTTGCGAGAAACGATGGAGATCAATGTGTGGGCGAATAAATGGATCCTGGATCTGCTTTTCGAGGAGGCCTCCGAAGTGAAACAGGTGATTGGAATTTCCTCGGGTGCCTCGAAGTCCGGAAGCCGCGGATGGAATGGGTACAGTCTTTCCAAGGCGGCTTTGAATATGCTGATGAAGCTATACGCTGGAGAGCGCCCGGATACTCATTTTACAGCCTTGGCCCCGGGCCTTGTTGATTCAGGGATGCAGGACTACTTGACGAATCTTCCTGCCGATGATCGATTTCAGCCGTTGGAGATTCTTAAGGCAGCGAAGGGCACCGAAAAGATGCCCGACGGGAAGACTTGTGCGGGAATGATCGTGGATCTACTGCCAAAGATTCGAGCAGGAGAGAGCGGGGAATTCGCGGATATCCGAAAGCTCTAAAAGAGGGCGAGCCGAAGTTTTCGGGGGAAGGGGACGTAGTGGCGTCTCCGGATGTCGTAGTCAGCCTTCTCGATTTCGTTGAGGATCCCACTGTAGACTCGGCCCATGATGCGAGCGGTCCGGGCGCAGGTTCGGTTTCGTAAGTAGGGGAGACCGGTCTCTGCAGATTGGTACCATTCGCGCGCCATCTGGATGAGATGGTCCAAGTAAGTTTTCCACTTTTCGTCAGGGCCGTTTTTCAGCAATTCCTCAACGCTCAAACCTCGTTTCGCGAGTTCCTCGGCGGGGAGGTAGATACGATCTTTTTCGTAGTCTTCGCGAATGTCGCGGAGGATGTTCGTCAGCTGCATGGCGAGGCCCATCTCTACGGCACGGGGGTAGGCATCGGCCGAACTAACCCCGAAGATGCGGCACATCATCAGTCCGACGACGGAGGCGACCAAATAGCAGTATTCCTCCAGTTCCTGTTGGGTCTGGATCCGAACCTGCTCCCGGTCCCGGCAGCAGCCCTCAACTAGGTCGTCCAGGAGTTGGATTGGGATGGCTCGCTCGCTGCACGTCCAAGAGAAGGCAGCTGCGAATCGTTGCGAGTGGTTCCCTTTCAGTAGTTGCTGGTTCTCGGAGAGGAGAACCGATTGAGACGGTGGAGGGGTGTCGGGTTTATGCTCGTCGATTCGGTCATCAATGTAGCGACAGTAGGCATACACCGAATAGGATTCCTTTCGTTTCTGAGAGCGTAGGAAGTGGGAGGCGAAGTAGAAGCTCTTCGCGTGATGGCGTGTGATCTCTGCCGAGCAGTCAAAGGAGTGGTTCAGTGAGGAGGGTGGACTCGCCGCCGCTTCCAGGGAATCGACCGGGAGAGGAGGGATCCGTTGGAAAAGGTGTCGGGGGATCGGCACGAGGGTTACTCGGTTGCGATTGCCTTGCCCTGCAGTTCGCCCTCAGCAAATTCCGCCTTCTGGGTGCTGTGGTTGAATCGCATGGAGACCAAGCGGGATACTCCCTTTTCCTGCATGGTAACCCCGAAGACCGAGTTCGAGGCAGCGATCGTTCGCTTGTTGTGGGTGATGATCAGGAATTGGGAGAATTCGGTGAAGCTTTTGAGCATCTCCGTGAAGCGGCCGATGTTGGCGTCGTCGAGGGGAGCGTCGAGTTCGTCGAGGACGCAGAATGGGCTCGGCTTCACCATGTAGATCGCGAAGAGAAGAGCAACTGCGGCCATGGTTCTTTGGCCTCCGCTGAGGAGACTGAGGGTAGCCGTGCGAACACCGGGAGGCCGGGCTTTGATCTCGATGCCGGAGTCCAGAATGTCTTCCGCTTCGATCAACTCGAGATCGGCAGTGCCACCATTGGTGAGATGGTCGTAGGTGTATTTGAAGTTTTCGCGGATCTTGTCGAAGGTCTTCTGGAAGAGAGTCTGCGACGTTTCGTTGATCTCGTCGATGGCGCGGAGGAGTTCTTCCTTGGAGTTCCAGAGATCCTGGCTCTGAGCCTTGAGGAATTCGTAGCGTTCTTTGAGGTCTTTGTATTCCTCGATGGCGACGAGATTTACGGCACCCATGGATGAGATTTTGTCGCGAAGTTTTTTCGACTCATCTTCCACCGCGGTCCAATCCGTGTTCTGGTATTGGCTGAGATCTTCTTCGGAAGGCGAGCCTCGGCGGTCGACCGGGTCCAGGTCGAGGTCTTCACCGTCTTCCATATCGTCGAGGGAAATTCGTGATTTGAAATCGCGATCAGCATCCCAG
This genomic stretch from Puniceicoccus vermicola harbors:
- a CDS encoding squalene/phytoene synthase family protein, which translates into the protein MPIPRHLFQRIPPLPVDSLEAAASPPSSLNHSFDCSAEITRHHAKSFYFASHFLRSQKRKESYSVYAYCRYIDDRIDEHKPDTPPPSQSVLLSENQQLLKGNHSQRFAAAFSWTCSERAIPIQLLDDLVEGCCRDREQVRIQTQQELEEYCYLVASVVGLMMCRIFGVSSADAYPRAVEMGLAMQLTNILRDIREDYEKDRIYLPAEELAKRGLSVEELLKNGPDEKWKTYLDHLIQMAREWYQSAETGLPYLRNRTCARTARIMGRVYSGILNEIEKADYDIRRRHYVPFPRKLRLALF
- a CDS encoding SDR family NAD(P)-dependent oxidoreductase, yielding MEKPILVTGVSSGLGRGLAEVYLEKGYKVYGCSRRAPEELIERGLIHESVDLGSPEQGAEKFRKLIRGVEAWELVYLNAGKLGEIRDMKDAPLDDLRETMEINVWANKWILDLLFEEASEVKQVIGISSGASKSGSRGWNGYSLSKAALNMLMKLYAGERPDTHFTALAPGLVDSGMQDYLTNLPADDRFQPLEILKAAKGTEKMPDGKTCAGMIVDLLPKIRAGESGEFADIRKL